From a single Anaerolineales bacterium genomic region:
- a CDS encoding LysM peptidoglycan-binding domain-containing protein, with translation MSFQKIIIGLLTISLLVSCTQSDPEQVVFPTYDPFLPVEGSDSQSAAAEESGTPQATATRPPTPTRASFSLPESFGASEQYIFTPTPDPIRALPTPRQNADEYVVQAGDTLGIIARRFGISIQSLMEANAISDPNLLSIGTVLKIPAPNPVQAGTSLKLLPDSELVYGPGTIDFDVDEFIKSQNGYLSRYTQDVNSSLMSGSEVVSFVAKNYSINPRLLLALLEYQSGWVTSQTPANTSYPMGFADATREGLYRQLTWAADTLNRGYYLWRVNALSTWVLNDGQVVPIDPTINAGTAAVQYFFSQFNDLATWERHVNETGLIVTYFVFFGNPFSYAIEPLIPSGLAQPPMNLPFSKGESWYFTGGPHGGWDSGSAWAALDFAPPDNTTGHCAASPSWITAMADGLIVRSEEGAVIQDLDNDGYEQTGWVILYMHTATQDRVPVGEYLFADERVGHPSCEGGFSNATHIHIARKYNGEWIPADGPLPFNLDGWISSGTGVEYNGFLSRGSESIEAWDSANDFNLVSR, from the coding sequence ATGTCTTTCCAAAAAATCATCATTGGGCTGTTGACCATCAGTCTACTCGTCTCATGTACGCAATCCGACCCGGAACAGGTCGTCTTTCCAACTTATGATCCTTTCCTGCCGGTGGAAGGTTCAGATAGCCAGTCTGCAGCGGCGGAAGAAAGCGGGACGCCGCAAGCAACCGCCACCCGTCCACCCACGCCGACGCGCGCTTCGTTCAGCCTGCCCGAATCATTTGGAGCAAGCGAGCAGTACATTTTTACGCCGACACCGGACCCGATCCGCGCCCTGCCGACACCGCGCCAGAATGCGGATGAATATGTTGTGCAAGCGGGTGACACACTGGGAATCATCGCCCGCAGATTTGGAATCAGCATCCAGTCCCTGATGGAAGCGAACGCCATCAGCGACCCGAACCTGCTCAGCATCGGCACGGTCTTGAAGATCCCTGCGCCGAATCCGGTTCAGGCAGGGACATCGCTCAAACTCCTCCCCGACTCGGAATTGGTCTACGGACCCGGGACAATTGACTTTGATGTCGACGAATTCATTAAAAGCCAGAACGGCTATCTCTCCAGATATACGCAGGATGTCAACAGCTCGTTGATGAGCGGCAGTGAAGTCGTTTCGTTCGTGGCAAAGAACTATTCGATCAATCCGCGCCTGCTTTTGGCTCTACTGGAATATCAAAGCGGCTGGGTTACAAGCCAGACGCCAGCCAATACATCCTACCCAATGGGCTTTGCAGACGCAACACGCGAAGGTTTGTACCGCCAGTTAACTTGGGCGGCGGATACGCTCAATCGCGGCTATTATCTATGGCGGGTGAACGCGCTTTCGACCTGGGTGCTGAATGACGGACAGGTCGTGCCAATCGATCCCACCATCAATGCCGGGACAGCCGCTGTCCAGTATTTCTTTTCGCAGTTCAACGATCTCGCCACCTGGGAACGCCACGTCAATGAGACCGGCTTGATCGTCACCTATTTCGTCTTCTTTGGCAACCCGTTCAGCTACGCCATCGAACCGCTGATCCCATCTGGACTGGCACAACCTCCCATGAACCTGCCCTTCAGCAAAGGCGAAAGCTGGTACTTCACCGGCGGTCCGCATGGCGGCTGGGACTCCGGATCGGCTTGGGCGGCGCTGGATTTCGCCCCGCCGGACAATACCACCGGTCACTGCGCGGCAAGCCCATCGTGGATCACCGCCATGGCAGACGGCTTGATCGTCCGCTCCGAGGAGGGCGCAGTGATACAGGACCTCGACAACGACGGCTACGAACAGACCGGCTGGGTCATCCTTTACATGCACACCGCCACGCAGGACCGCGTCCCGGTCGGCGAATATCTCTTTGCAGATGAACGCGTCGGGCACCCCTCCTGCGAAGGCGGTTTCTCGAACGCCACCCACATCCATATCGCGCGCAAATACAACGGCGAATGGATTCCTGCCGACGGTCCGCTGCCCTTCAATCTCGACGGCTGGATCTCCAGCGGGACCGGCGTGGAATACAATGGCTTCCTCTCGCGCGGCTCGGAATCCATCGAAGCCTGGGACAGCGCCAACGACTTCAACCTGGTCTCGCGCTAA
- a CDS encoding CBS domain-containing protein — MTIVRKLLEAKKSATNFSVDANTSVLEAIKVMSEANIGAIFVTDGGKIVGIYTERDYLKKGELESRTAKDTRIKDVMVSRMITVTSETSVEQCMALMNQYKIRHLPVVENDQLIGLVSIRDVMTAALENKESEIRGLENYIMGSGFQS, encoded by the coding sequence ATGACCATTGTACGAAAACTTCTGGAAGCCAAGAAAAGCGCCACCAATTTCTCGGTGGACGCCAACACCTCCGTGCTGGAGGCGATCAAGGTCATGTCGGAGGCGAACATCGGCGCGATCTTTGTCACGGATGGCGGCAAGATCGTCGGCATCTACACCGAGCGCGACTACCTGAAAAAGGGCGAGCTCGAGAGCCGCACCGCCAAGGATACAAGAATCAAGGATGTGATGGTCTCGAGGATGATCACGGTCACGAGCGAGACGAGCGTGGAACAATGCATGGCGCTGATGAACCAGTACAAGATCCGCCACCTGCCCGTGGTGGAAAATGACCAGTTGATCGGGCTGGTCTCCATCCGTGATGTAATGACGGCGGCGTTGGAGAACAAGGAAAGCGAGATCCGCGGTCTGGAGAATTACATCATGGGATCGGGGTTTCAGTCGTAA
- the fdhF gene encoding formate dehydrogenase subunit alpha has translation MVTMTINGKEVKAQEGITILQAAQAAGITIPTLCDHPNLEAFGGCRLCVVDVKGWRTPMASCTLPVNEGMEVNTHSPAIEKSRKTILEMFMSNYHDSGYENGQKEETQFMHWVKHYGLDVEKSMAATPRHTVDSDANPFVFVDLNKCIQCTRCVRACTDIQGRFVWSMAERGFDTHPVAGADTDMLDARCESCGACVAYCPTGALDNRMSMGAGVPDKLVMTTCTYCGVGCQFELNVKDGKIIRVTSTEKAPLNGNHLCVKGRYGYDFIHHPDRLVKPKVRRYLLEGGKKELSGSPWDWVEAEWDKTLEIVANKLADTRSKFGADSMGFLTSAKCLNEENYLMNKLARQVMGTNNIDHCARLUHSSTVAGLAASFGSGAMSNSMDDVASQAQAFLIIGSNTTEQHPVFGAMLRQAVRQRGAKLVVADPRKIDITEFATLHLRQKPGTDIALLNGLMYIILEKGWEDKAFIEERTENFDEFKATVMQYPPDKVAEITRIPVEKLYEAAEILATSKPMAVIWAMGITQHIVGVRNVMDLANFQMLLGNMGKAGGGVNPLRGQNNVQGACDMGGLPNVYPAYQPVTSEEAREKFQKAWGATAEAKAGLTVTEMMPGILDGKIKSLYILGEDPVMSDPDTKHIRHCLESLDFLVLQEIFPSETAAYADVMLPGASFAEKTGTFTNTERRVQMVRQAIEPLGDSKPDWWILSELAKRLMIRISDRVQKDAPHAGWEYTSTAEIMSEINAVTPSYGGITHARLEAGERLQWPCPTADHPGTPILHTKQFTRGKGKFMPIDHVPPAERPDDEYPMVMNTGRVLYHWHGGTMTRRAEGIMQVYGEALIEVNPDDAEKIGLNGKTHVRVTSRRGSIEAKAWVTDRVPPGMVYANFHFPEASANELTHASLDPVSKIPSYKITAVKVELV, from the coding sequence ATGGTTACGATGACGATAAACGGAAAGGAAGTTAAAGCACAGGAAGGAATAACCATCCTGCAAGCCGCGCAGGCGGCGGGCATCACCATCCCGACCCTGTGCGACCATCCCAACCTCGAAGCGTTCGGCGGCTGCCGCCTGTGCGTCGTGGACGTGAAAGGCTGGCGCACGCCGATGGCATCCTGCACTCTGCCCGTCAACGAAGGCATGGAAGTGAATACACACAGCCCTGCCATCGAGAAATCGCGAAAGACCATCCTGGAAATGTTCATGTCCAACTATCATGACAGCGGCTATGAGAACGGACAGAAGGAAGAGACCCAGTTCATGCACTGGGTTAAGCACTACGGCTTGGATGTGGAAAAAAGCATGGCAGCTACACCCCGCCACACCGTGGACAGCGACGCAAATCCCTTCGTCTTTGTGGATCTGAACAAATGCATCCAGTGTACGCGCTGCGTGCGAGCCTGCACCGACATCCAGGGACGCTTCGTGTGGAGCATGGCGGAGCGCGGCTTCGATACGCATCCCGTTGCGGGCGCAGACACCGACATGCTCGACGCCCGTTGTGAATCCTGCGGCGCGTGTGTTGCCTACTGCCCGACCGGCGCGCTGGATAACCGCATGTCCATGGGCGCCGGCGTGCCCGACAAACTGGTGATGACCACCTGCACCTACTGCGGTGTGGGCTGTCAGTTCGAGTTGAATGTCAAGGATGGCAAGATCATCCGTGTGACTTCGACCGAGAAGGCGCCCCTCAACGGCAATCACCTGTGCGTGAAGGGACGTTACGGCTACGATTTCATTCATCATCCCGACAGACTGGTGAAACCAAAGGTCCGCCGTTACCTGCTCGAAGGCGGCAAAAAGGAATTGAGCGGTTCGCCGTGGGATTGGGTCGAAGCCGAATGGGATAAGACGCTCGAGATCGTGGCGAACAAACTCGCCGACACCCGCTCGAAATTCGGGGCGGACTCGATGGGTTTCCTGACATCGGCGAAATGCCTGAACGAAGAAAATTATCTGATGAACAAACTGGCGCGGCAGGTCATGGGGACGAACAACATCGACCACTGCGCCCGTCTCTGACACTCCAGCACGGTAGCCGGTCTGGCTGCCTCCTTCGGTTCGGGCGCGATGTCCAACAGCATGGACGATGTCGCCAGTCAGGCGCAAGCCTTCCTTATCATTGGTTCGAACACCACCGAACAACACCCCGTCTTCGGCGCGATGCTGCGCCAGGCGGTACGTCAGCGCGGCGCAAAACTTGTGGTGGCTGACCCGCGCAAGATCGACATCACCGAATTTGCGACACTGCACCTGCGCCAAAAGCCCGGCACGGATATTGCCCTGCTCAACGGATTAATGTACATCATCCTTGAAAAAGGCTGGGAAGACAAAGCCTTCATCGAGGAACGCACCGAAAACTTCGACGAGTTCAAAGCGACCGTGATGCAGTACCCGCCCGACAAAGTGGCGGAGATCACGCGCATCCCCGTGGAGAAACTGTACGAAGCGGCTGAGATCCTCGCCACGTCCAAGCCGATGGCGGTGATATGGGCAATGGGCATTACGCAGCACATCGTCGGTGTGCGCAATGTGATGGACCTTGCCAACTTCCAGATGCTGCTCGGTAACATGGGAAAAGCCGGCGGCGGCGTCAACCCGCTGCGCGGACAGAACAACGTGCAAGGCGCATGTGACATGGGCGGTCTGCCGAACGTGTACCCGGCATATCAACCCGTCACGAGCGAGGAAGCGCGCGAGAAATTCCAGAAAGCCTGGGGCGCAACCGCCGAAGCCAAGGCCGGACTCACTGTCACCGAGATGATGCCGGGCATTCTCGACGGCAAGATCAAATCACTGTATATCCTCGGTGAAGATCCGGTCATGTCGGACCCGGATACGAAACACATCCGTCATTGCTTGGAATCACTGGATTTCCTCGTTTTGCAAGAGATATTCCCGTCGGAGACGGCTGCATACGCGGACGTGATGCTGCCCGGCGCATCCTTCGCCGAGAAGACGGGTACATTCACAAACACCGAACGCCGCGTGCAGATGGTGCGTCAAGCCATCGAGCCGCTGGGCGACTCGAAGCCGGATTGGTGGATCCTCTCCGAGTTGGCAAAACGGTTGATGATCAGAATCAGTGACCGGGTCCAGAAAGATGCACCGCATGCTGGTTGGGAGTACACATCCACAGCCGAGATCATGTCCGAGATCAATGCGGTCACGCCATCCTACGGCGGGATCACGCATGCAAGACTGGAAGCGGGCGAGCGTCTGCAATGGCCCTGCCCGACGGCAGATCATCCCGGCACGCCGATCCTGCATACCAAACAGTTCACGCGCGGCAAGGGCAAGTTTATGCCAATCGACCATGTACCGCCTGCGGAACGCCCCGATGACGAGTACCCGATGGTGATGAACACCGGACGCGTGCTGTATCACTGGCACGGCGGGACAATGACCCGCCGCGCTGAAGGCATCATGCAGGTATACGGCGAGGCATTGATCGAGGTGAACCCGGACGACGCCGAAAAGATCGGACTCAATGGGAAGACCCATGTGCGCGTGACGTCGCGGCGCGGAAGCATCGAAGCGAAAGCCTGGGTGACCGACCGCGTGCCGCCCGGCATGGTGTATGCGAACTTCCACTTCCCCGAGGCGTCTGCCAACGAACTGACGCACGCTTCGCTTGACCCGGTTTCGAAGATCCCGTCCTACAAGATCACGGCGGTCAAGGTGGAGTTGGTGTAA
- a CDS encoding CBS domain-containing protein gives MTTVQNLLDEKPESKVVTIHAGATVLDALQVLEEANTGSILVTENEKIIGIFTERDYARLGEVKGRYAKDTLVRELMTEQMVMVHPETSLEECAELMRRFHVRHLPVLKNNRVVGVVSIRRLAEALLQEKQGEIVKLENYILGTGYGE, from the coding sequence ATGACGACCGTTCAAAACCTGCTTGATGAGAAGCCCGAATCAAAAGTCGTCACTATCCACGCCGGCGCCACCGTTCTGGATGCTCTTCAGGTTTTGGAAGAAGCAAATACAGGATCGATCCTGGTGACAGAGAACGAAAAGATCATCGGTATTTTTACCGAGCGTGACTATGCCCGTCTGGGGGAAGTCAAAGGCAGATACGCAAAAGATACCCTTGTCCGGGAACTGATGACCGAACAAATGGTAATGGTGCATCCCGAAACCTCGCTGGAGGAATGCGCCGAGTTAATGCGCAGGTTCCATGTGCGGCATCTGCCCGTACTGAAAAACAATCGTGTGGTCGGAGTTGTCTCCATCCGCCGGCTGGCAGAAGCGCTGCTTCAGGAAAAACAAGGCGAGATCGTAAAGCTGGAGAACTATATCCTCGGCACCGGATATGGCGAATGA
- a CDS encoding Ni/Fe hydrogenase subunit alpha, which produces MTTQKITIEPVTRIEGHAKVTIHMKEDHTVERAYMHVNEFRGFEKFCEGRLFFEMPQITPRICGICPVSHHLASAKAGDAITGQTPPRPANLLRELMHMGQIIQSHGMHFFELAGPDLLLGFDAAPEMRNVVGLIGANPDLTVKAVQLRKFGQEIIKILGGRRIHPVFAVPGGVNKALSVQERDTILAGVDAAVETLKIGLQIIKDWAEKNMEDINKFAVFPTGYFGLITPENGLELYDGDIRLISRDGAELERFPVADYLDHIAEHVEPWSYLKFPYYKKMGYPDGVYRVGPLGRLNLADKIDTPLADAELKIFKGLNNGKPVENTLYYHYARLIEALFATERVQTLCEDPDILSTDILNTRKDYNGHGVGVLEAPRGTLIHDYTADENGKLLRVNLIVSTGHNNWAMSNAVDSVAKTYVKGADVHEGMLNRVEAAIRAYDPCLSCSTHAVGQMPIQIDIVAPDGTMIKTLKRD; this is translated from the coding sequence ATGACAACTCAAAAAATAACCATCGAACCTGTCACCCGCATCGAAGGTCACGCCAAGGTGACCATTCACATGAAGGAAGATCATACCGTTGAGCGCGCCTACATGCACGTCAACGAGTTCCGCGGCTTCGAAAAATTCTGCGAAGGACGGCTGTTCTTCGAGATGCCGCAGATCACGCCGCGCATCTGCGGCATCTGCCCGGTCAGCCATCATCTGGCATCCGCCAAGGCGGGCGACGCCATCACGGGTCAGACTCCGCCGCGCCCTGCCAATCTTCTGCGCGAATTGATGCATATGGGGCAGATCATTCAAAGCCACGGCATGCACTTCTTTGAACTGGCGGGTCCCGATCTTTTACTGGGCTTCGATGCCGCACCAGAAATGCGCAACGTGGTCGGCTTGATCGGCGCAAATCCCGACCTGACCGTGAAGGCTGTTCAACTTCGCAAATTCGGGCAGGAGATCATCAAAATCCTCGGCGGACGACGCATCCATCCCGTTTTTGCCGTGCCGGGCGGCGTCAACAAAGCCCTGTCCGTGCAGGAACGCGATACCATCCTCGCAGGCGTGGATGCCGCCGTCGAAACGTTGAAAATCGGCTTGCAGATCATCAAGGATTGGGCGGAAAAGAACATGGAGGACATCAACAAGTTTGCCGTCTTCCCAACCGGTTACTTCGGCTTGATCACCCCTGAAAACGGACTGGAACTCTACGACGGCGACATCCGCCTCATCAGCCGCGACGGCGCGGAACTGGAACGCTTCCCGGTCGCCGATTATCTCGACCATATCGCGGAACACGTCGAGCCGTGGTCGTATCTAAAATTCCCCTACTACAAAAAGATGGGCTACCCGGACGGTGTGTACCGCGTCGGTCCGTTGGGACGGCTGAATCTCGCCGACAAAATCGATACTCCGCTGGCAGATGCCGAACTAAAAATCTTCAAGGGGCTTAACAACGGCAAGCCTGTTGAAAACACACTGTACTATCATTATGCGCGCCTGATCGAAGCCCTGTTCGCCACCGAGCGTGTGCAAACACTGTGTGAAGATCCTGACATCCTCAGCACGGATATTCTCAACACCCGCAAAGATTACAACGGACACGGCGTCGGCGTTCTCGAAGCGCCGCGCGGAACATTGATCCACGATTACACAGCGGATGAGAACGGAAAATTGCTGCGGGTGAACTTGATCGTCTCAACCGGTCACAACAACTGGGCAATGAGCAATGCCGTGGACAGCGTGGCGAAGACCTATGTCAAAGGAGCAGATGTCCATGAGGGGATGTTGAACCGCGTCGAAGCCGCCATCCGCGCCTATGACCCGTGCCTGTCCTGCTCCACTCATGCTGTCGGTCAAATGCCCATCCAAATTGACATTGTTGCGCCAGACGGTACAATGATAAAGACGCTGAAACGAGATTGA
- a CDS encoding NADP oxidoreductase: MNKPKIASDWMCGCAGCHMSLLDMDERILRIVELADLRATPITDLKEPDESGVDVGVLEGGINNTANEEVAHKMRACAKILVALGDCAVFGGVPAMRNFCGVEEALRRAYVEAESNEAGSEIPNDPELASMTQTRAIHEVVPVDYNVPGCPPDPDVIFHVLSELAQGRKPELKDDLLHWH, translated from the coding sequence ATGAACAAACCGAAAATTGCCTCCGATTGGATGTGCGGATGCGCGGGATGCCACATGTCCCTGCTGGATATGGACGAGCGTATCTTGAGGATCGTCGAACTTGCGGATCTGCGCGCAACTCCCATCACAGACTTGAAGGAGCCGGACGAGAGCGGTGTGGATGTGGGCGTGCTCGAGGGCGGCATCAACAACACCGCCAATGAAGAGGTCGCGCACAAGATGCGCGCGTGCGCAAAGATCCTGGTGGCATTGGGTGATTGCGCCGTCTTCGGCGGTGTGCCTGCCATGCGGAATTTCTGCGGCGTGGAGGAGGCGCTCCGCCGCGCCTATGTGGAAGCTGAAAGCAACGAAGCCGGCAGCGAGATCCCCAACGACCCAGAACTGGCGTCCATGACCCAGACCCGCGCCATTCATGAAGTTGTGCCTGTCGATTACAACGTTCCCGGCTGCCCGCCCGATCCGGATGTCATTTTCCACGTTCTTTCCGAATTGGCTCAGGGGCGCAAACCCGAATTGAAGGACGACCTGCTGCACTGGCACTAG
- a CDS encoding molybdopterin-dependent oxidoreductase, with the protein MIIGSPTERIKEERMVEITINGKKVSAPKGTTVLRAAEMAGIQIPKLCDHKHLAPYGGCRLCIVEVKGMRVPIASCTLPVSDGMEIETETEALKQSRKFILSMLFSDRNHFCPFCQVSGGDCELQNAAYHEEMTHWPIQPGWNHFITDTSHPYFILDNNRCILCRRCVRACAEMAGNFTLSVAERGASSMIVADTNVPLGDSTCIKCGSCVQVCPTGALIDRTSAYQAKDEQLTEIKSVCAGCSVGCSVNIMVRDNRIVRIEGDWDGDVNHGVLCEHGRYDPVTETRTRLTTPLMRVNGTLQPVSWEEALSAVQEKLQPLAGNKHGVAALASTRLPAETLSAFKDLFQNKFDSELVTSIEEGVPTAAVSKYAEKHAGFEGKIDTLRNSDTVLCIGANVNRSHMVAGFLFKRNLSKGIHLINIDPGESSLDEIAHMALKPNNGADLVLIRGLQAVIAKEGLERKSLNITDVDARIQKAVKETGIPLDKLTQAAQILAHAVSPVIIYGKGITAQRDETLIEELHQLAVQVGCVDEERNGLLSLKGEANSLAAALLGLDESFELNGHKAVYVALGDDHVSRSLAERVSKAPYLVVQASYESGITEKADVVLPVSTWSEQEGHYINLDGRIKKAEKLLSPPEHVRDNLDVLTDLAKRMSLTLDTDWQNAVRARKASVTLN; encoded by the coding sequence ATGATCATCGGATCGCCAACCGAGAGAATCAAAGAGGAACGCATGGTAGAGATAACGATCAATGGAAAAAAGGTCAGCGCTCCAAAAGGGACGACCGTCTTGCGCGCCGCAGAGATGGCGGGGATCCAGATCCCCAAACTCTGCGACCACAAGCACCTCGCCCCATACGGCGGATGCCGCCTGTGCATTGTGGAAGTGAAAGGCATGAGGGTGCCGATCGCATCCTGCACGCTCCCGGTCAGTGACGGTATGGAGATCGAAACAGAGACCGAAGCGCTCAAGCAATCGCGCAAGTTCATCCTTTCGATGCTCTTCAGCGACCGCAATCACTTCTGCCCTTTCTGCCAGGTCAGCGGCGGGGACTGCGAACTGCAAAACGCGGCATACCATGAAGAGATGACCCATTGGCCCATCCAGCCGGGCTGGAACCACTTCATAACAGACACGTCGCATCCATATTTCATCCTGGACAACAACCGCTGTATCCTGTGCCGCCGCTGCGTGCGTGCCTGCGCTGAAATGGCGGGCAACTTCACACTATCCGTGGCGGAACGCGGGGCATCCAGCATGATCGTCGCGGACACCAACGTCCCGCTCGGCGACAGCACCTGCATCAAATGCGGTTCGTGCGTGCAGGTCTGCCCGACAGGCGCGCTGATCGACCGCACCAGCGCCTATCAGGCAAAGGACGAACAACTGACAGAAATCAAATCCGTATGCGCAGGTTGTTCGGTGGGATGTTCGGTCAACATCATGGTACGCGACAACCGCATCGTGCGCATCGAAGGGGATTGGGATGGTGATGTCAACCACGGTGTTTTGTGCGAACACGGGCGATATGACCCCGTCACCGAAACCCGTACGCGCCTCACAACTCCCTTGATGCGGGTCAATGGAACCCTCCAGCCTGTTTCGTGGGAAGAAGCCTTGTCCGCTGTGCAGGAAAAACTACAACCGCTCGCAGGAAACAAGCATGGGGTTGCCGCGCTGGCATCCACCCGGCTGCCCGCTGAGACGTTGAGCGCTTTCAAAGATCTGTTCCAAAATAAATTCGACAGCGAGTTGGTCACAAGCATCGAAGAAGGCGTACCAACCGCCGCAGTTTCAAAATATGCGGAGAAACATGCCGGCTTCGAAGGAAAGATCGACACTCTGCGCAATTCCGACACGGTCCTGTGCATTGGCGCAAATGTCAACCGCAGCCACATGGTGGCGGGCTTTTTATTCAAGCGCAACCTTTCCAAGGGTATCCACCTTATCAATATCGACCCGGGTGAAAGTTCGCTTGACGAGATCGCTCACATGGCGCTTAAACCGAACAACGGCGCCGACCTGGTATTGATCCGCGGATTGCAGGCGGTCATTGCAAAGGAAGGCTTGGAACGAAAATCGCTGAACATTACAGACGTAGATGCCCGCATCCAGAAAGCGGTCAAGGAGACGGGAATTCCGCTGGATAAATTGACCCAGGCGGCGCAGATTCTGGCGCACGCCGTCTCGCCGGTGATTATCTACGGCAAAGGCATCACGGCTCAACGGGACGAGACACTGATCGAGGAACTGCACCAGCTCGCAGTCCAGGTTGGATGCGTGGATGAGGAGCGGAACGGTCTGTTGTCGTTGAAAGGCGAGGCGAACAGTCTTGCCGCCGCCCTGCTCGGTCTCGACGAATCCTTCGAACTGAACGGTCACAAAGCTGTGTATGTGGCACTCGGCGACGACCATGTTTCGCGGTCGCTTGCCGAACGTGTGTCCAAAGCGCCTTATCTGGTGGTGCAGGCAAGTTACGAATCCGGGATCACCGAAAAAGCGGATGTCGTCCTGCCTGTCTCCACGTGGTCGGAGCAGGAGGGGCATTACATCAATCTTGATGGACGGATCAAAAAGGCGGAAAAACTGCTTTCTCCGCCCGAACATGTGCGCGACAACCTGGACGTATTGACCGATCTTGCAAAGCGAATGAGCCTGACGCTTGACACCGACTGGCAAAACGCAGTTCGCGCGCGCAAGGCGAGCGTAACGCTGAATTAG
- the nuoF gene encoding NADH-quinone oxidoreductase subunit NuoF has protein sequence MKTKRAMILVSTDPESIRLGANELLENLKEALDAYGLQDEVDIATLADTERSNILPVVVVYPEATIYGPVKPGDARYLVEEHLYKGRIAEDLLAPPKELTGQIGSLRANKGYNPAEQRIVLERAGRIDPENIEETIASNGYEALGKVLTDMTPEQVIDIVEKSGLQGRGGAGFSAGRKWKFVRAAQGDKKYVICNADESEPGTFKDRIVLEGDPHVILEAMAIAGYAVGADEGYIYIRGEYGLAYRRLQHAIEQAQEFGFLGKNVFGTDFNFHVHLHAGAGAYVCGEETALIESIEGKRGEPRARPPYPVTHGLWKKPTTVNNVETLANIPAIIRNDAEWYRSFGTPSSPGTKVYTIMGNVNFSGVIEVPMGITLREVINIYAKGMKPGSVMKLAQTGGSSGSVIPAALQDVPMDFESFRKAGVSLGSGALLICDQNTCIVDLVKVLLQFFRFESCGKCTPCRIGTQRTYEIVERISQGHGNLEDLDKLADIAAEMERASNCGLGQTAAVPIRDMLKHFRTEVEAHIQTGNCPTGVCEMTRDIELA, from the coding sequence ATGAAAACAAAACGCGCCATGATCCTGGTCTCCACCGACCCTGAGAGCATCCGCCTTGGGGCGAATGAATTGCTTGAGAACTTAAAGGAAGCTTTGGATGCGTACGGACTTCAGGATGAAGTGGATATCGCCACGCTCGCCGACACCGAACGCTCGAACATCCTGCCGGTTGTGGTGGTGTATCCCGAAGCAACGATCTATGGACCTGTCAAACCCGGTGACGCGCGCTATCTCGTGGAGGAACACCTTTACAAGGGGCGCATCGCCGAAGATTTGCTCGCTCCGCCCAAAGAATTGACCGGGCAAATCGGCTCCCTGCGCGCCAACAAGGGCTACAACCCCGCCGAACAACGCATCGTACTGGAACGCGCCGGACGCATCGACCCTGAAAATATCGAAGAGACCATCGCCAGCAACGGTTATGAAGCGCTGGGCAAAGTCCTGACCGACATGACGCCGGAGCAGGTCATTGACATCGTGGAGAAATCGGGCTTGCAGGGACGCGGAGGCGCAGGCTTTTCCGCCGGGCGCAAGTGGAAATTCGTCCGCGCGGCGCAAGGCGATAAGAAATACGTCATCTGCAATGCCGACGAAAGCGAACCGGGCACGTTCAAAGACCGTATCGTGCTGGAAGGTGATCCGCATGTCATCCTGGAAGCGATGGCAATTGCCGGCTATGCTGTCGGCGCGGACGAAGGGTACATTTACATCCGCGGCGAATATGGTCTCGCTTATCGCCGCCTGCAACATGCCATCGAACAGGCGCAGGAATTCGGCTTCCTTGGGAAGAATGTTTTCGGAACCGATTTTAATTTCCATGTCCATCTCCATGCCGGGGCGGGCGCGTATGTGTGCGGTGAAGAGACCGCGCTGATCGAATCCATTGAGGGGAAACGCGGCGAGCCGCGCGCACGTCCGCCCTACCCCGTCACACACGGCTTGTGGAAAAAACCGACCACGGTCAACAACGTGGAGACGCTGGCAAACATTCCCGCCATTATCCGCAACGACGCGGAATGGTATCGCTCATTCGGCACACCGTCCAGTCCCGGCACCAAGGTCTATACCATCATGGGCAATGTCAATTTCAGCGGCGTGATCGAAGTGCCGATGGGCATCACCCTGCGTGAAGTCATCAATATTTACGCCAAAGGGATGAAGCCCGGCAGCGTAATGAAACTCGCACAAACGGGCGGAAGCAGCGGCTCGGTCATCCCTGCCGCGCTTCAGGACGTGCCGATGGATTTCGAATCCTTCCGCAAAGCGGGTGTTTCGCTTGGTTCCGGCGCCCTGCTCATCTGCGACCAAAACACATGCATCGTGGACCTTGTGAAAGTCCTTTTGCAATTCTTCCGCTTTGAGTCATGCGGCAAATGTACACCCTGCCGCATCGGGACACAGCGCACCTATGAGATCGTGGAACGAATTTCGCAGGGACATGGAAACCTCGAAGACCTCGACAAGCTGGCAGACATCGCCGCCGAAATGGAGCGCGCTTCGAACTGCGGATTGGGTCAAACCGCCGCAGTCCCGATCCGGGATATGCTGAAGCACTTCCGCACAGAAGTGGAGGCACATATTCAAACCGGCAATTGCCCCACGGGCGTCTGCGAAATGACAAGAGATATCGAGTTGGCATGA